In Thiospirochaeta perfilievii, a single window of DNA contains:
- a CDS encoding ABC transporter substrate-binding protein, which yields MYARSFATGNQLYQDGFFADVSSVEGYATNYSGSNKAPWLATDGKAFGIPFAAVSHGIYYNKEIFKELGLTKPKDWDEFLDYCQKIKDAGYIPLANSLGDEWDITEVVFMNIAPNFIGGMEGRLAYDKKEKAFNGPEVVALFEAMKSLAPYLPGGFEALGYNDSNALFATGQAAMYFDGSWSISTFDDVDFEWGILPPPAPKGAEKEYITFHADAGMAMNSKTKHPNEVKTLLAWFGSKDGAAALAKYLPTGFFPMSENSVVIEDVHANEFLSLNNGRGTDVRWAWPKLLGGEPSGYTLMQEGSIAVINGDKTPKEAADDFKSGLAEWYPPAQ from the coding sequence ATGTATGCAAGATCCTTTGCTACAGGAAATCAATTATATCAAGATGGCTTTTTTGCAGACGTTTCTTCTGTAGAAGGTTATGCTACAAACTACAGTGGTAGTAATAAAGCTCCATGGTTAGCAACTGATGGTAAGGCTTTTGGTATTCCTTTTGCCGCTGTATCCCACGGAATTTATTACAATAAAGAGATTTTTAAAGAGTTAGGACTTACTAAACCTAAAGATTGGGATGAATTTTTAGATTATTGCCAAAAAATTAAAGATGCAGGGTACATTCCTTTAGCAAACAGTTTAGGTGATGAGTGGGATATTACAGAAGTAGTTTTTATGAACATTGCTCCTAACTTTATAGGTGGAATGGAGGGACGATTAGCCTATGATAAAAAAGAGAAAGCTTTTAATGGTCCTGAAGTAGTAGCTCTATTTGAGGCTATGAAGTCTTTAGCTCCATATCTTCCTGGTGGATTTGAAGCTCTTGGATATAATGATAGTAATGCCCTATTTGCAACAGGTCAGGCTGCAATGTATTTTGATGGTTCTTGGTCTATTAGTACTTTTGATGATGTAGACTTCGAGTGGGGTATTCTTCCTCCTCCTGCTCCAAAGGGTGCAGAAAAAGAGTATATAACATTCCATGCTGATGCTGGTATGGCTATGAATAGTAAAACAAAACATCCTAATGAAGTAAAAACTCTATTAGCTTGGTTTGGTTCTAAAGATGGTGCCGCAGCCCTAGCTAAATACCTTCCTACAGGGTTTTTCCCAATGTCAGAAAACTCGGTTGTTATAGAGGATGTTCATGCAAATGAGTTTTTAAGCCTTAATAACGGTAGAGGAACAGATGTTAGATGGGCATGGCCTAAATTATTAGGTGGTGAGCCAAGTGGTTATACTTTAATGCAGGAAGGCTCAATAGCTGTAATAAATGGGGATAAAACTCCTAAAGAAGCAGCAGATGATTTTAAATCAGGTCTTGCAGAGTGGTATCCACCAGCACAATAG
- a CDS encoding response regulator transcription factor yields the protein MNILLVDDQLLFLESLKIVLENLDKTFKVVGLAGNGEEAVKLVQELSVDLILMDVRMPVMDGVAATKIIKEKFPKINIIMLTTFEDDEYVKDALHNGADGYMLKNIPPEMLVSSIQAVKDGAVLISPSVAGHLIDSMYVNNKKAASNLKRDIPDWYNLLNSREKNIIKLLIKGRSNSEIAEEIFVGSQTIRNYISVIYSKLDVGNRTEAIRKAQQIDSFFTISYNVIYKSTF from the coding sequence ATGAATATTTTATTGGTTGATGATCAACTACTATTTTTGGAAAGTTTAAAAATTGTCTTAGAGAATTTAGATAAAACCTTTAAGGTGGTTGGGCTTGCAGGAAATGGTGAAGAGGCTGTTAAATTAGTTCAAGAACTAAGTGTTGATCTAATTTTAATGGATGTAAGAATGCCTGTAATGGATGGTGTTGCAGCTACTAAGATTATTAAAGAGAAGTTTCCAAAGATTAATATAATCATGTTAACCACATTTGAAGATGATGAGTATGTAAAGGATGCTTTGCATAATGGGGCGGATGGTTATATGCTCAAAAATATTCCTCCTGAGATGTTAGTCTCATCAATTCAGGCAGTTAAAGATGGGGCTGTTTTAATCTCTCCCTCTGTGGCAGGCCACTTAATTGACAGTATGTATGTGAATAATAAAAAAGCAGCATCAAATTTAAAAAGAGATATTCCTGATTGGTACAACCTTCTTAATTCAAGGGAAAAAAATATAATAAAACTACTAATAAAGGGAAGGAGTAATAGTGAAATAGCAGAAGAGATCTTTGTTGGCTCCCAAACTATTAGAAACTATATAAGTGTTATCTACTCTAAATTAGATGTAGGAAATAGAACCGAGGCAATAAGAAAAGCCCAACAGATAGACTCTTTTTTTACGATTAGTTACAATGTGATTTATAAAAGTACATTTTAG
- a CDS encoding response regulator transcription factor, whose translation MSKKILVVDDEEKIRKMICDYLEAVGFLTIPAKDGVDAVSIFVKEQPDLIIMDVMMPGIDGIDSTRRIRERSNVPIIMLTAKAEEGDKLLGLEMGADDYITKPFSLKELAARVRALLRRVSFSKVEEEEVKIDPIIKIKDLKIDTEKMTVYRKSEKLSLTSVQFTILKNLMLSPGRVFTRIQILNSFQEDVFEGYERTIDVHIKNIRKVIEREPSKPKFIETVWGVGYKFAEEEDSV comes from the coding sequence ATGAGTAAAAAGATTTTAGTTGTAGATGACGAAGAGAAGATAAGAAAAATGATATGTGACTATCTTGAGGCGGTGGGGTTTCTTACAATCCCTGCTAAAGATGGGGTAGACGCTGTTTCGATCTTTGTAAAAGAACAACCAGATCTAATTATAATGGATGTCATGATGCCCGGTATTGATGGGATAGATAGTACAAGAAGAATAAGAGAGAGATCTAATGTTCCCATTATTATGTTAACAGCTAAGGCTGAAGAAGGGGATAAACTCCTAGGCCTTGAAATGGGGGCTGATGACTACATAACTAAACCATTTAGTCTAAAAGAGTTAGCAGCAAGAGTGAGGGCTCTTTTAAGAAGGGTCTCATTCTCTAAAGTTGAAGAGGAAGAAGTAAAAATTGATCCAATAATAAAAATAAAAGATTTAAAAATTGACACAGAAAAAATGACTGTATATAGAAAGAGTGAAAAGCTTAGCCTAACCTCTGTTCAATTCACAATATTGAAAAACTTAATGTTAAGCCCAGGAAGGGTTTTTACTAGAATTCAGATATTAAACTCATTTCAAGAGGATGTTTTTGAAGGATATGAAAGAACTATAGATGTTCATATAAAAAATATACGTAAAGTAATAGAGAGGGAGCCTTCAAAGCCTAAATTTATCGAAACTGTTTGGGGTGTAGGGTACAAATTTGCAGAGGAAGAGGACAGTGTTTAA
- a CDS encoding GNAT family N-acetyltransferase codes for MEKCSKNHKKELLDFLQDSASENCFLYGDIENFSLDSDFMDVWYIKNDNLITSILLRYYNYYVVHSTDKKDYPEILDTVKLNKNALGISGLESVIDDLNRLKPLSDIKRLYLAELNKTSFTGFSPKEEPKRATKDDLEKLFDFESSIEEFSLDESSRESFGQEVITNTGRIYFIENDKGVVSTAGLTAENSLNGMIIGVATAPDFRKKGFAKECVGRLCLEMIKEDKSVLLFYNNPDAGKLYKSLGFKDINRWVIAKF; via the coding sequence ATGGAAAAATGCAGTAAAAATCACAAAAAAGAACTTCTAGATTTTCTACAAGATAGCGCCTCTGAGAACTGTTTTTTATATGGTGATATAGAAAATTTTAGTCTTGATTCAGACTTTATGGATGTCTGGTATATAAAAAATGATAATTTAATAACTTCTATACTACTAAGATACTACAATTATTACGTAGTTCACTCTACGGATAAAAAAGATTACCCAGAGATATTAGATACAGTAAAACTTAATAAAAATGCATTGGGGATATCTGGTTTGGAAAGTGTTATTGATGATTTAAATAGATTAAAACCCTTATCTGATATTAAACGGCTCTACTTAGCTGAACTAAATAAAACTTCTTTTACAGGATTCTCTCCTAAAGAAGAGCCTAAAAGAGCAACCAAGGATGACTTAGAAAAACTTTTTGACTTCGAATCCTCTATAGAAGAGTTCTCCCTAGATGAATCTAGTCGTGAATCATTTGGTCAAGAGGTTATAACAAATACAGGAAGAATATACTTTATTGAAAATGATAAAGGAGTAGTCTCTACAGCTGGGTTAACCGCGGAGAATAGTTTAAATGGAATGATAATTGGTGTTGCCACCGCCCCTGATTTTAGAAAAAAAGGTTTTGCAAAGGAGTGTGTTGGAAGGCTGTGCCTAGAGATGATAAAAGAGGACAAATCTGTTTTACTATTTTACAACAATCCAGATGCTGGAAAACTTTATAAAAGTCTTGGTTTTAAAGATATAAATAGATGGGTTATAGCAAAATTCTAA
- a CDS encoding carbohydrate ABC transporter permease, with protein MIKKKQILPYTVLSIWSLVVLFPIWTMVINSFKFKLSIYKDPFGLPTKWNFGSYLTVFSDSDFFVYFKNSLVVTIGSIICILVFGSLAAYAMANWKSRFSKWIYLFFIAGLMVPLRIGSINLLQIVKSLNLLNTYVSLFPIYIAMGLPMATFVLTEFVRQIPESLTEAALIDGARRSRIFVTIIVPLLRPALGTVAILNLVPLWNDLWFPLLFITDEKQKTLILGVTRLFGQYQTDWSRILAVLTLSAIPVMGLYLLMSKQFIKGLTAGSVKG; from the coding sequence ATGATTAAAAAGAAGCAAATCCTACCATATACGGTTTTAAGTATATGGAGTTTAGTTGTATTGTTCCCAATTTGGACAATGGTTATAAACTCGTTTAAGTTTAAATTAAGTATATACAAAGACCCTTTTGGACTACCAACAAAGTGGAACTTTGGGAGCTATTTAACAGTATTTAGCGATAGTGATTTTTTTGTTTACTTTAAAAATAGTCTAGTAGTTACTATTGGTTCAATTATATGTATTTTAGTTTTTGGGTCCCTTGCGGCTTACGCTATGGCTAACTGGAAAAGTCGATTCTCTAAGTGGATATATCTATTTTTTATTGCAGGGTTAATGGTTCCGCTTAGGATTGGTAGTATAAATCTACTTCAGATAGTTAAGAGTTTAAACCTACTAAATACATATGTTAGTCTGTTTCCTATTTATATCGCAATGGGACTACCTATGGCAACATTTGTTTTAACTGAGTTTGTAAGACAGATTCCAGAGTCTCTTACAGAAGCTGCGTTAATTGATGGGGCTAGAAGATCAAGGATCTTTGTCACTATTATTGTTCCCCTATTAAGACCAGCTTTAGGAACTGTTGCAATTTTAAACTTAGTTCCCCTATGGAATGATCTTTGGTTTCCCCTGCTTTTTATTACAGATGAGAAACAAAAAACACTTATTTTAGGGGTTACAAGGCTGTTTGGTCAGTATCAAACTGATTGGTCGAGGATTTTGGCTGTATTAACTCTATCGGCTATACCTGTTATGGGTCTATATCTATTAATGTCTAAACAATTTATTAAAGGATTAACTGCGGGGTCTGTAAAAGGATAA
- a CDS encoding sensor histidine kinase has product MKRDKLSIYILLFGASLVVHLFVFFDYKFLLESWSQPKNWHLQSYILILVSFLISALLIFTKKLRLLLLNIKFATLVLIGYPLGEYLNIETILLASIILEAVYYIPKLYGGFLSILFILITFLNQKPVTTWGVSLNKPDTHQLLFFIFTSLLILSIAIFLKTIFKKFEDSSFNVNRLDNAVKELTDINLDFQNYAAAVEHEAIEKERKRISREMHDIIGYTLTNQLMIIQAVLSLGEDLSPEIKKLLLQSQQQTNDGMAQARNALYKLREFSPDSEVGIKLIYKLVRTFEQITGIDIKIDFSNTPDTFGRVIDMVIYRLTQESLTNAFRHGKATKISIIMALRNEEILISIWDNGKGASKINEGIGLKGMRERLSSINGTFQTMTLNSGFTIRARIPYSIKQME; this is encoded by the coding sequence ATGAAGAGAGATAAGCTTAGTATCTATATATTACTATTTGGAGCATCATTAGTTGTTCATCTATTTGTATTTTTTGATTATAAGTTTCTGCTTGAGAGTTGGAGCCAACCTAAAAACTGGCATCTTCAGAGTTATATATTAATATTAGTCTCATTTTTAATATCAGCATTATTGATTTTTACTAAAAAATTGAGACTTCTTCTATTAAATATTAAATTCGCTACTCTAGTTTTAATTGGGTATCCCCTAGGGGAGTATTTAAATATAGAGACCATTTTACTAGCTTCAATTATTTTAGAAGCGGTCTATTATATTCCTAAGTTGTATGGAGGTTTTTTATCTATTCTATTTATACTAATTACCTTTTTAAATCAAAAACCGGTTACAACCTGGGGAGTTTCGCTTAATAAGCCTGATACCCACCAACTGCTGTTTTTTATTTTTACCTCTCTATTAATATTATCCATTGCAATATTTCTAAAGACAATTTTTAAAAAGTTTGAAGATAGTAGTTTTAATGTAAACCGACTAGATAATGCGGTAAAAGAGTTGACAGATATTAATCTTGACTTTCAAAACTATGCAGCAGCAGTTGAGCATGAGGCTATTGAGAAGGAGAGAAAGAGAATATCCAGGGAGATGCATGATATAATAGGTTATACCCTAACTAACCAATTAATGATTATTCAAGCAGTATTAAGTTTGGGAGAGGATCTCTCCCCTGAGATTAAAAAATTACTTCTTCAATCCCAGCAGCAAACTAATGATGGAATGGCCCAAGCCAGAAATGCACTTTATAAACTTAGAGAGTTCTCCCCTGATAGTGAGGTCGGGATTAAGTTAATCTATAAGCTTGTAAGAACCTTTGAGCAGATAACGGGGATAGATATAAAAATTGATTTCTCCAATACTCCTGATACCTTTGGAAGAGTTATCGATATGGTTATTTATAGACTTACACAGGAGAGTTTAACTAACGCATTTAGACACGGGAAAGCTACAAAAATATCAATCATAATGGCACTAAGGAATGAGGAAATTTTAATTAGTATTTGGGATAATGGTAAGGGGGCTAGTAAAATAAATGAAGGTATTGGGCTTAAGGGTATGAGGGAGAGGCTTAGTTCTATAAATGGAACCTTTCAAACAATGACATTAAATAGTGGGTTTACTATTAGAGCTAGAATTCCCTATTCTATAAAACAGATGGAGTAA
- a CDS encoding carbohydrate ABC transporter permease, producing the protein MDNLIRSRNSTFFSKRGFKWFLYLLPALVFYTGFMAYPILNSIKLSFFSETVQSGQDFVGFNNYIKLFTHPGTSERYWSAFRNTWLFFGVHMVVQNVLGIIFANFLSDKLLRGSGFFRTIIFLPATLSILVTGYIWKLILNPQWGAVNLLLKNIGFEDFSIAWLGEPKIALIVISLVSSWQWVGMPTMMFLAGLNNIPEDLYEAAEISGATDWQVFWFIKLPLLKPVIGIITILTFVNNFNAFDVVFSMANVNGAPAYSTDILGTFFYRVGIAGQHPVGIPDKGLGAAVATITFILLSIGVALIMRATGSNRGGSND; encoded by the coding sequence GTGGATAATCTTATAAGAAGCAGAAACAGTACATTTTTTAGTAAACGTGGTTTTAAATGGTTTTTATACCTACTTCCAGCCTTAGTTTTTTATACAGGATTTATGGCATATCCAATTCTAAACTCAATCAAATTAAGTTTTTTTTCAGAAACAGTACAAAGTGGTCAAGACTTTGTTGGTTTTAATAACTATATAAAACTTTTTACCCACCCGGGAACTTCAGAGAGGTATTGGTCTGCATTTAGAAATACATGGTTATTCTTTGGAGTACACATGGTTGTTCAAAATGTGCTAGGTATTATTTTTGCAAACTTTCTATCTGATAAACTACTAAGAGGAAGTGGCTTTTTTAGGACAATTATTTTCCTACCTGCTACGCTTTCAATTCTGGTTACAGGTTATATATGGAAACTAATTTTAAATCCACAATGGGGTGCAGTTAACCTACTTTTAAAAAATATTGGGTTTGAGGATTTTTCAATTGCATGGTTAGGTGAACCTAAAATTGCTCTAATTGTAATTAGTCTTGTGTCGTCGTGGCAGTGGGTTGGAATGCCAACTATGATGTTTTTAGCTGGTTTAAATAATATTCCAGAGGATTTATACGAAGCTGCAGAGATATCCGGAGCTACAGATTGGCAGGTTTTTTGGTTCATAAAGTTGCCTCTTTTGAAACCTGTTATAGGAATTATAACAATATTAACCTTTGTAAATAACTTTAACGCTTTTGACGTTGTTTTCTCTATGGCCAATGTTAATGGAGCTCCAGCATATTCTACAGATATTTTAGGAACTTTTTTCTACAGAGTTGGTATTGCAGGTCAGCACCCTGTGGGTATCCCTGATAAGGGGTTAGGAGCAGCAGTTGCTACAATTACATTTATTCTGTTATCTATTGGTGTTGCACTAATAATGAGGGCTACTGGTTCAAATAGAGGGGGATCAAATGATTAA
- a CDS encoding substrate-binding periplasmic protein produces MVRVLFIVLLTALSFLNYGQDSIRLTNGEWEPYLSKGSYHFGLASHIVEKAFALEGIDVEWGFFPWVRSYNLAKIGAWDGSAIWWETLETEKDFYLSDKVLDSSLVFFHLKTFNFKWDSFEDLKGLKIGVTRGYDYGEEFTKALKDKIFEVLEVSTDEQLYKLLISKRIDLMPNDKVVGYAQIKNSLDIEEQLLFTNNPKTFGSRSLHLILSKNSPKGLTHLELFNRGLSKLRLSGEIDDMIENLEIGLYDKK; encoded by the coding sequence ATGGTAAGGGTTCTTTTTATTGTTTTACTAACAGCACTCTCTTTTTTAAACTACGGACAAGATAGTATTAGGTTAACAAATGGAGAGTGGGAGCCCTATCTTTCTAAAGGGTCCTACCATTTTGGACTGGCATCCCATATAGTTGAAAAGGCCTTTGCCCTTGAGGGTATAGATGTGGAGTGGGGTTTTTTCCCATGGGTTAGATCCTATAATTTAGCAAAAATTGGAGCCTGGGATGGATCTGCTATATGGTGGGAAACATTAGAAACAGAAAAAGATTTTTATCTCTCTGATAAAGTTTTAGACTCTTCCTTAGTATTTTTCCATCTAAAGACTTTTAATTTTAAATGGGACTCCTTCGAAGATTTAAAAGGGTTAAAGATTGGAGTTACAAGAGGGTATGATTATGGAGAAGAGTTCACTAAGGCTTTAAAAGATAAAATCTTTGAGGTTTTAGAAGTTTCAACTGACGAGCAGTTATATAAGCTTCTTATATCTAAAAGAATAGATTTAATGCCTAATGATAAAGTTGTTGGTTATGCTCAAATTAAGAACTCTTTAGATATAGAGGAGCAACTGCTTTTTACAAACAATCCAAAAACCTTTGGATCCCGAAGCCTACATCTTATATTATCAAAGAATAGTCCTAAAGGGTTAACCCATTTAGAACTGTTTAATCGAGGATTATCAAAGTTAAGATTAAGTGGTGAGATAGATGATATGATTGAGAATTTAGAAATTGGACTATATGATAAAAAATAA